A window of the Cystobacter fuscus genome harbors these coding sequences:
- a CDS encoding right-handed parallel beta-helix repeat-containing protein, whose protein sequence is MIMRNRSVRYTLLSLVLAGCSLGGCGPEGSEEPETLSLDEPTASAEPPAGGAERLGINVDRRDATPAPTATAAAARTYYVSPTGKSTNTGAGFDSAWDFKTALAAVVAGDTILLQGGTYAIPYTSGEKNTIGFTKSGQSDKRITISSYNNARAVFDFSFPEQAWVQDSFGFHVTGSYWTFKGIDITRAGYQGAYVTGSYNTFENCRFYENRNTGLEINKGGNHTTVINCDAFRNYDPKKLGSMADGFGPKQTMGPGNVFIGCRAWENSDDGYDAFDSPETVVFKDSWAFRNGVDVWGYGGFTGNGNGFKIGGNYAQANHQLTNCVAFGHPKKGFDQNNNTGGVIIYNSIAYKNGTNFGLGNPVNSGQKHILKNNISLGASNSIANSTEQKNSWNSGFSASSADFQSLDTNLATAARNPDGSLPATTLFRLKSTSALVNAGVNVGLPYNGSAPDLGAFETP, encoded by the coding sequence ATGATCATGCGTAATAGATCCGTGCGCTACACGCTGCTCTCCCTGGTCCTCGCGGGATGTTCGCTCGGGGGATGTGGGCCGGAGGGGTCGGAGGAGCCCGAGACGCTCTCGCTCGACGAGCCGACGGCTTCGGCGGAACCTCCGGCGGGCGGCGCGGAGCGCCTGGGTATCAACGTCGATAGACGGGATGCTACCCCAGCGCCGACAGCCACCGCTGCCGCAGCCAGGACCTATTATGTCTCGCCCACCGGAAAGTCGACCAATACCGGCGCTGGTTTCGACAGCGCCTGGGATTTCAAGACCGCTCTCGCCGCGGTCGTGGCGGGGGACACCATCTTGCTTCAGGGCGGGACGTACGCGATCCCCTATACCTCTGGGGAGAAGAACACGATTGGTTTCACCAAATCCGGCCAATCCGACAAACGGATAACCATTTCGTCCTACAACAACGCCAGGGCCGTATTCGACTTCTCCTTCCCCGAGCAGGCCTGGGTTCAGGACTCCTTCGGCTTCCACGTGACCGGTAGCTATTGGACCTTCAAGGGGATTGATATTACCCGGGCCGGCTACCAGGGCGCCTACGTCACTGGTTCCTACAACACTTTCGAGAATTGCCGTTTCTATGAAAACCGCAACACCGGCCTGGAGATCAACAAGGGGGGCAATCATACCACGGTGATCAACTGTGATGCCTTCCGGAACTACGACCCGAAGAAGCTCGGCAGCATGGCCGATGGCTTCGGACCCAAACAAACCATGGGTCCCGGTAACGTCTTCATCGGTTGCCGGGCCTGGGAAAACTCCGATGACGGCTACGACGCCTTCGATAGTCCCGAGACGGTTGTCTTCAAGGACTCCTGGGCCTTCCGCAATGGGGTGGACGTCTGGGGTTACGGCGGCTTCACCGGCAACGGTAACGGCTTCAAGATCGGTGGCAACTACGCGCAGGCCAATCACCAATTGACCAACTGCGTGGCTTTCGGCCATCCGAAAAAGGGTTTCGACCAGAACAACAATACCGGTGGGGTGATCATCTACAACTCGATCGCCTACAAGAACGGCACCAACTTCGGGCTCGGAAACCCGGTGAACTCGGGTCAGAAGCACATCCTGAAGAACAACATCTCGCTCGGTGCCTCGAACAGCATCGCCAATTCCACCGAGCAGAAGAACTCCTGGAACTCTGGCTTCTCGGCGTCGTCGGCCGACTTCCAAAGCCTGGACACCAACCTGGCGACCGCCGCCCGCAACCCGGACGGGAGCCTGCCAGCCACGACCCTGTTCCGCCTCAAATCGACGAGTGCCCTCGTCAACGCTGGGGTCAACGTCGGTCTGCCCTACAACGGTTCGGCGCCCGACCTGGGAGCTTTCGAGACTCCGTAG
- a CDS encoding Uma2 family endonuclease, translating to MARDEQEREDAFPRAPSREEWARMSEEERVRVVEALPGEVTWDEMAMPEGDLHSQAKMGALQALKGYFSRQRRRVYLGTELPVYYPAERRFAPDLLAVLDAETHPRSKWVVSQEGKGLDWVLEVHVGGDRKKDAEYNVRRYARLGIPEYFIYDRARQRLEGYRLPSIEAREYVPITPEQGRYGSEVLGLELQVEEGRLRFWAGHALLLEYEELIARMQEMMEGLQQRADEEARQLEAAERLRQEAERRLADETRRLADETRRREELERRLAESQAELERLRQRGV from the coding sequence ATGGCACGGGACGAACAGGAACGAGAGGATGCCTTTCCCCGGGCACCCTCTCGGGAAGAGTGGGCGAGGATGAGCGAGGAGGAGCGGGTCCGGGTGGTGGAGGCCTTGCCCGGAGAGGTGACGTGGGACGAGATGGCGATGCCGGAGGGAGACCTGCACTCCCAGGCGAAGATGGGCGCGCTGCAGGCCCTCAAGGGGTATTTCTCCCGGCAACGGCGGCGGGTGTACCTGGGCACGGAGCTGCCGGTGTACTACCCCGCCGAGCGCCGTTTCGCTCCGGACCTGTTGGCCGTGCTGGACGCCGAGACACACCCTCGAAGCAAGTGGGTGGTGAGCCAGGAGGGCAAGGGGCTGGACTGGGTGCTGGAGGTTCACGTCGGCGGCGACCGGAAGAAGGACGCCGAATACAACGTGAGGCGCTACGCGCGGCTGGGCATCCCCGAGTACTTCATCTACGACCGGGCCCGTCAGCGGCTGGAGGGTTATCGGCTGCCGTCCATCGAGGCGAGGGAGTACGTCCCCATCACACCGGAGCAGGGTCGCTACGGCTCGGAGGTATTGGGGCTGGAGTTGCAGGTGGAAGAGGGGCGGCTGCGCTTCTGGGCGGGTCACGCGCTGTTGCTGGAGTACGAGGAGCTCATCGCCCGGATGCAGGAGATGATGGAGGGGCTGCAACAGCGCGCCGACGAGGAAGCCCGGCAGTTGGAGGCGGCGGAGCGGCTGCGCCAGGAAGCTGAGCGGCGTCTGGCGGACGAGACACGGCGTCTGGCGGACGAGACACGGCGGCGGGAGGAGTTGGAGCGCCGCCTCGCGGAGTCACAGGCCGAGCTGGAGCGACTCAGGCAGCGTGGGGTGTGA
- a CDS encoding RloB family protein — MVSRRRHDERPIRRRGPTREPKRRILIVCEGEKTERGYFKDFQREVRNPGVHVEVASETGEPLQVVEIAVRLKKKAEGEARSQHDDNLRWDDVWGVVDVDEHAKLDEAQQLALKNDIDLAISNPCFELWALLHFQKQRAHVERGKAQAVLRRHLPGYDKGLDLPKLHPGYGNAVRRAQALDAEAQRQAAPGRNPTTGVYRLTESIRQGGSP, encoded by the coding sequence ATGGTTTCAAGGCGACGCCACGATGAGCGCCCCATCCGGCGGCGCGGACCTACCCGTGAGCCCAAACGGCGCATCCTCATCGTTTGCGAGGGGGAGAAGACAGAGCGCGGCTATTTCAAAGACTTCCAGCGTGAGGTTCGCAACCCAGGCGTCCACGTGGAGGTGGCCAGCGAGACCGGGGAGCCCTTGCAGGTCGTCGAGATTGCAGTGCGCCTCAAGAAGAAGGCCGAGGGCGAGGCAAGGTCGCAGCACGACGACAACCTTCGCTGGGACGATGTCTGGGGGGTCGTGGACGTGGACGAGCATGCGAAGCTCGACGAGGCCCAGCAACTGGCCTTGAAGAACGACATCGACCTTGCCATTTCCAATCCCTGCTTCGAACTCTGGGCGCTGCTCCACTTCCAGAAGCAGCGTGCCCATGTCGAGCGTGGCAAGGCCCAAGCCGTGCTGCGGCGCCACCTACCTGGTTACGACAAGGGGCTTGATCTTCCAAAGCTCCACCCTGGATATGGAAACGCCGTTCGCCGGGCGCAGGCGCTGGACGCAGAGGCGCAACGGCAGGCTGCACCGGGCCGCAACCCGACCACGGGTGTCTACCGGTTGACCGAGTCCATTCGTCAGGGAGGCAGTCCCTGA
- a CDS encoding glycoside hydrolase family 65 protein, whose protein sequence is MSREQWLFTYDGFEPAREGLREALCSLGNGYFATRGAAPEAHADETHYPGTYLAGGYNRLKTDLAGRVVENEDLVNMPNWLPLTFRLEGGDWFDVRAVTPLEYRQVLDLERGLLLRTVRFEDAAGRRTRLEQRRFVHMGDKHLAGQELVLVPENWSGRVQVRSALDGRVVNAGVARYRQLNGQHLRLLVAEEVDPETLLLEVETVQSRLEVAEAARTRLFVEDHPAALLKTLLQEEGFLAHEFTLTLAEGQRLTVEKVVALYSSKDPAVSEAAMEARDALKTAPGRFEELVATHVQAWSHLWRRVDIELELDGEDEPQRVLRLHIFHLLQTVSPHSIDQDVGVPARGWHGEAYRGHIFWDELFIFPFLNLRLPFLTRAILRYRYRRLGRARQAAREAGFQGAMFPWQSGSNGREESQRLHLNPRSGRWVEDVTWLQRHINAAVAYNVWQYHRATADSEFLYYYGAEMMLELARFWASLAQWNPVLGRYEIKDVMGPDEYHTGYPDRPAPGLDNNAYTNLMAVWVLSKALETLHLLPRERRAELLEFLRLEHSELKRWDDVSRKMRLVFHQDGVLSQFEGYERLQEFDWKTYRARYPDIHRLDRILEAEGDSPNRYKLSKQADVLMLFYLFSADELRELFERLGYPFEPEMIPRTVDYYLQRTSHGSTLSGVVHSWVLARSDREASWRLFNEALRSDISDVQGGTTPEGIHLGAMAGTVDLLQRAYTGLEVRAGVLHFNPHLPQELKRLKFSLRYHKHWVEVELTPTVLRLTGLWSPLEQPLEVCVRGECLRLQSCETQELRIA, encoded by the coding sequence ATGAGTCGGGAACAATGGCTGTTCACCTATGACGGCTTCGAGCCCGCGAGGGAAGGACTGCGCGAGGCGCTCTGCTCGCTGGGCAATGGCTACTTCGCCACGCGCGGGGCCGCGCCCGAGGCCCACGCGGATGAGACGCACTACCCGGGGACGTACCTCGCGGGCGGCTACAACCGGTTGAAGACGGACCTGGCCGGGCGGGTAGTGGAGAACGAGGACCTCGTCAACATGCCCAACTGGCTGCCCCTGACCTTCCGGCTCGAGGGCGGCGACTGGTTCGACGTGCGTGCCGTCACCCCGCTGGAATACCGGCAGGTGCTGGACCTGGAGCGGGGGCTGCTGCTGCGCACGGTGCGCTTCGAGGACGCGGCGGGCCGCAGGACGCGCCTGGAGCAACGCCGGTTCGTGCACATGGGCGACAAGCACCTGGCGGGACAGGAGCTGGTGCTCGTGCCGGAGAACTGGAGCGGGCGCGTCCAGGTGCGCTCGGCGCTGGATGGGCGGGTGGTGAACGCGGGCGTGGCCCGCTACCGGCAGCTCAATGGCCAGCACCTGCGACTGCTCGTGGCCGAGGAGGTGGATCCGGAGACGCTGCTGCTGGAGGTCGAGACGGTGCAGTCACGCCTGGAGGTGGCGGAGGCGGCGCGCACCCGGCTGTTCGTGGAGGATCACCCGGCGGCGCTCCTGAAGACGCTCCTCCAGGAGGAGGGATTCCTCGCGCACGAGTTCACCCTGACGCTGGCCGAGGGTCAGCGCCTCACGGTGGAGAAGGTGGTGGCGCTGTACTCGTCCAAGGATCCCGCCGTGTCCGAGGCGGCGATGGAGGCGCGGGACGCGCTGAAGACGGCACCCGGGCGCTTCGAGGAGCTGGTGGCCACACACGTCCAGGCATGGTCGCACCTGTGGCGCCGGGTGGACATCGAGCTGGAGCTGGACGGGGAGGACGAGCCCCAGCGCGTGCTGCGCCTGCACATCTTCCACCTGTTGCAGACGGTGTCCCCACACAGCATCGACCAGGACGTGGGCGTGCCCGCGCGCGGCTGGCACGGCGAGGCCTACCGGGGGCACATCTTCTGGGACGAGCTGTTCATCTTCCCCTTCCTCAACCTGCGGCTGCCCTTCCTCACCCGCGCCATCCTGCGCTACCGCTACCGGCGGCTGGGGCGGGCGCGCCAGGCGGCACGCGAGGCGGGCTTCCAGGGCGCGATGTTCCCCTGGCAGAGCGGCAGCAACGGCCGCGAGGAGAGCCAGCGGCTGCACCTCAATCCCCGCTCGGGGCGGTGGGTGGAGGACGTGACGTGGCTGCAACGGCACATCAACGCGGCCGTCGCCTACAATGTCTGGCAATACCATCGGGCCACGGCCGACTCGGAGTTCCTCTACTACTACGGGGCCGAGATGATGCTGGAGCTGGCGCGCTTCTGGGCGAGCCTGGCCCAGTGGAATCCCGTGCTCGGGCGCTACGAAATCAAGGACGTGATGGGGCCGGACGAATACCACACGGGCTACCCGGACCGGCCCGCGCCCGGGCTGGACAACAACGCCTATACCAACCTCATGGCGGTGTGGGTGTTGAGCAAGGCGTTGGAGACCCTCCACCTGCTGCCGCGCGAGCGCCGCGCGGAGCTCCTCGAGTTCTTGCGGCTGGAGCACTCGGAGCTCAAGCGCTGGGACGACGTGAGCCGGAAGATGCGGCTGGTGTTCCACCAGGACGGGGTGCTCAGCCAGTTCGAGGGCTACGAGCGCCTCCAGGAGTTCGACTGGAAGACGTACCGCGCGCGCTACCCGGACATCCATCGGTTGGATCGCATCCTGGAGGCCGAGGGGGACTCGCCCAACCGCTACAAGCTGTCGAAGCAGGCGGACGTGCTGATGCTCTTCTATCTCTTCTCGGCCGACGAGCTGCGCGAGCTCTTCGAGCGGCTCGGCTACCCGTTCGAGCCGGAGATGATCCCGCGCACCGTGGATTATTACCTGCAACGCACCTCCCACGGCTCGACGCTCAGCGGGGTGGTGCACTCGTGGGTGCTGGCGCGCAGTGACCGGGAGGCCTCGTGGAGGCTCTTCAACGAGGCCCTGCGCAGCGACATCTCGGACGTGCAGGGCGGGACGACGCCCGAGGGCATCCACCTGGGCGCCATGGCGGGCACGGTGGACCTGCTACAGCGCGCGTACACGGGCCTCGAGGTCCGGGCGGGTGTGTTGCACTTCAATCCCCACCTGCCCCAGGAGTTGAAGCGGCTGAAGTTCTCGCTGCGCTATCACAAGCATTGGGTGGAGGTGGAGCTCACTCCGACCGTGCTGCGGCTCACCGGCCTGTGGAGCCCCCTGGAGCAGCCGCTGGAGGTCTGTGTGCGGGGCGAGTGTCTGCGGCTCCAGTCCTGCGAGACCCAGGAGCTGCGCATCGCCTGA
- a CDS encoding family 43 glycosylhydrolase produces the protein MMKRVLAICSLPLVSAASVYDYRADLASVTINNGPVWYDTTGGTIQAHGGSVIKVDSTYYWIGEDKLHDSATFRNVVCYSSPDLKNWKWVSYPLKPSSHAELASSKIERPKVIYNQTTGKYVMWMHYENATDYSLGRVAVASSNSVCGSYTYHGSFRPLGYESRDMTVFKDEDGSAYLMSASNSGTGTNGSLASFKLTNDYLNVSTFLGWVAENGHREAPAIAKQGGRYFLITSGASGWYPNQARYMTATSMNGPWSAAQNLGNSSTFYSQSNFILPVQGTSATTYLYMGNRWNPSRLGDSRYIWLPLTLNGANATASLEWRSQWNIDAVTGAVSYPNLVNHALGKTATASSSASGFAASRVNDGNYQAEWKASGVTWPSWWQVDLGATRNIQEVDISWFLYNGSEAYHQYRIEHSTNGTTWTTIDRTTNKTYGFTTDPVNFNARYVRIVLVNAVLWNNPNNWYTPTLYEVQLLGG, from the coding sequence ATGATGAAGCGAGTGCTTGCGATTTGCTCCTTGCCGCTGGTGTCAGCGGCTTCCGTCTACGACTACCGTGCCGACCTGGCGAGCGTGACGATCAACAACGGGCCGGTCTGGTACGATACGACGGGAGGAACGATTCAGGCGCATGGGGGCTCCGTCATCAAGGTGGACTCCACGTATTATTGGATCGGCGAAGACAAGCTCCATGATTCGGCGACGTTCAGGAACGTCGTGTGCTACTCCTCGCCCGACTTGAAGAACTGGAAATGGGTCAGCTACCCGCTGAAACCCAGTTCTCATGCCGAATTGGCGAGCAGCAAGATCGAGAGACCCAAGGTCATCTACAACCAGACGACCGGCAAATACGTCATGTGGATGCATTACGAGAACGCCACGGACTATTCCCTGGGCCGGGTCGCGGTCGCCTCCAGCAATTCGGTCTGCGGCAGCTATACCTATCACGGCAGCTTCCGGCCGCTCGGCTACGAGTCGAGGGACATGACCGTGTTCAAGGACGAGGACGGCAGCGCCTACCTGATGTCCGCCTCGAACTCCGGAACGGGGACCAACGGCTCACTCGCGTCCTTCAAACTGACGAACGACTACTTGAACGTCTCCACCTTCCTCGGTTGGGTGGCCGAGAACGGACATCGGGAGGCTCCGGCGATCGCCAAGCAGGGCGGACGGTATTTCCTGATCACCTCGGGTGCATCTGGCTGGTATCCGAACCAGGCCAGATACATGACGGCCACCTCCATGAACGGACCGTGGTCGGCCGCGCAGAATCTGGGCAACAGCTCGACGTTCTACTCGCAGTCCAATTTCATCCTGCCCGTGCAGGGCACGTCGGCGACGACGTACCTCTACATGGGAAACCGGTGGAATCCGAGCCGCCTCGGAGATTCTCGCTACATCTGGCTCCCGCTGACCTTGAACGGCGCGAACGCAACCGCCTCCCTGGAATGGCGCAGTCAGTGGAACATCGACGCCGTGACAGGGGCTGTTTCGTATCCGAATCTCGTCAACCATGCCCTGGGGAAAACGGCGACGGCCAGCTCCTCCGCTTCTGGCTTCGCCGCGAGCCGGGTGAACGACGGCAATTATCAGGCGGAATGGAAGGCGTCCGGCGTGACCTGGCCCTCCTGGTGGCAGGTCGATCTCGGTGCGACCCGGAACATCCAGGAGGTCGATATCTCGTGGTTTTTGTACAACGGCTCGGAAGCCTATCACCAATATCGGATCGAACACAGCACGAACGGCACGACCTGGACGACGATCGATAGAACGACGAATAAAACATACGGCTTCACGACAGACCCGGTGAACTTCAACGCCCGGTACGTCCGTATCGTGCTCGTCAACGCAGTACTGTGGAACAATCCGAACAACTGGTACACGCCGACTCTGTATGAAGTGCAGTTGCTCGGCGGTTGA
- a CDS encoding AAA family ATPase has product MLIQFRVENHRSLRDEQVLSLVAANLGGAEDPRLLRPPELGEALLPAVALYGANASGKSNVLNALAFMREAVLRSHRFWDPEAGVPQESFALSSKAQKPSLYEVDFLVGGVRFRYGFVLSAARIEEEWLHAWPHGRKQLWFEREGDRFDFGKHLHGENETIRGLTRVNSLFLSAAAQNNHAALLPLFGWFRSAHLELRRGPLLGLEPSRAAFLGDLFSGQLALFEEDNTARKHEREAIVHLLRSADLGILDMKVELPRPILPGRFDPRKVEILLRHQAEAGHEVWLPLEWESAGTVTLLGLATRLVRMLRRGGLLCIDELEANLHPALGFELLRLFQDPRHNPKGAQLLFTTHDTNLLGNVLGEPPLRRDQIWFTEKDRTGATQLYPLTDFRPRKEENLERGYLQGRYGAIPFLGQLVIDPEEEQ; this is encoded by the coding sequence ATGCTGATCCAGTTCCGCGTCGAGAACCACCGCTCGCTGCGCGACGAGCAGGTGCTCTCCCTGGTCGCCGCCAACCTCGGTGGCGCGGAGGATCCTCGGCTGCTCCGTCCCCCCGAGCTCGGCGAAGCGCTGCTGCCGGCCGTGGCGCTCTACGGCGCGAACGCCTCCGGCAAGAGCAATGTGCTCAACGCCCTTGCATTCATGCGCGAGGCCGTCCTCCGCTCCCACCGCTTCTGGGATCCGGAGGCGGGCGTACCCCAGGAATCGTTCGCGCTGTCGAGCAAGGCTCAGAAACCTTCACTCTATGAGGTGGACTTCCTCGTGGGCGGAGTGCGCTTTCGCTATGGCTTCGTCCTGAGTGCGGCGCGCATCGAGGAAGAGTGGCTTCATGCCTGGCCGCATGGGCGTAAGCAGCTGTGGTTCGAGCGCGAAGGGGACCGCTTCGATTTTGGCAAGCACCTGCACGGCGAGAACGAGACCATTCGCGGACTCACTCGCGTGAACAGCCTGTTCCTCTCGGCCGCCGCACAGAACAATCACGCCGCGCTCCTCCCTCTCTTTGGCTGGTTCCGGTCAGCCCACCTCGAGCTGCGCCGCGGCCCGCTCCTCGGGCTCGAGCCCTCACGGGCCGCATTTCTCGGAGACCTCTTCTCCGGGCAACTCGCCCTGTTCGAGGAGGACAATACGGCGCGGAAACACGAGCGTGAAGCCATCGTTCACCTCCTGCGCTCAGCGGACCTGGGCATCCTGGACATGAAGGTCGAGCTCCCGCGCCCGATTCTTCCGGGCAGGTTCGACCCCCGCAAAGTGGAGATTCTCCTGCGCCATCAGGCAGAGGCCGGGCACGAGGTCTGGCTTCCACTGGAGTGGGAGTCCGCTGGGACAGTCACCCTGCTCGGTCTTGCCACTCGGTTGGTGAGGATGCTGAGGCGCGGAGGACTCCTCTGTATCGATGAGCTGGAGGCGAACCTGCACCCTGCTCTTGGGTTTGAACTGTTGCGCCTCTTCCAAGATCCGCGGCACAACCCCAAGGGAGCGCAACTCCTCTTCACCACGCACGATACGAACCTGCTCGGCAACGTCCTTGGTGAACCGCCGCTGCGGCGAGACCAGATATGGTTCACGGAGAAGGACCGGACTGGGGCCACCCAGCTGTATCCGCTCACCGACTTCCGGCCTCGCAAAGAGGAGAACCTGGAGCGTGGGTACCTCCAGGGCCGTTACGGCGCCATCCCATTCCTGGGCCAGCTCGTCATCGATCCAGAGGAGGAGCAATAG
- a CDS encoding SPFH domain-containing protein: MSEQNQNETQQQEQRKHGEEKRGEFLRRMSSLASEATRGMVSRVRWLIYAERGRRVMAGLAVTGMVAGVVVAQPVCMIEPGEVGIRVNRLTGKVAELREGWALLVPQVHRLSRYSLKDQTYQPTRSTRATDPAPFQSVEGLSIGVEVTIRYVLDPERIPALAARLPEDIGRDIVEPVIDGVLRRHFAQHTVREIFSTHRVKIQQDLSAELLPLLAADGVIVRTVTLGNVDLPQQYRTGMEVLLAEELNAEKMRYTLELKDKQVKQSALEAEADKVRREKAAEAAGNEEIIAAKAKAEAMRHVLPFKEKEIEQRRLEAEAAKVSRLTQASAEAEAHRIEAAGEADARRKLAEADAYRVDVTGKAASEQLARDAELISRNPLLIQKTLADKLSDKIQVIIAPPQAGGFIAGNLLGQPQEARYAGGSSKGSSLAQAAVSENTDSDTTGSEE; the protein is encoded by the coding sequence ATGAGCGAGCAGAATCAGAACGAGACGCAGCAGCAGGAGCAGCGGAAGCACGGCGAGGAGAAACGGGGCGAGTTCCTCCGGAGGATGAGCTCCCTGGCCAGCGAGGCGACACGCGGGATGGTCAGCCGGGTCCGGTGGCTCATCTACGCCGAGCGCGGGCGCCGGGTGATGGCCGGGTTGGCGGTGACGGGGATGGTGGCGGGCGTGGTGGTTGCCCAACCCGTGTGCATGATCGAGCCGGGCGAGGTCGGCATCCGGGTCAACCGACTCACCGGCAAGGTCGCCGAGCTGCGTGAGGGCTGGGCCCTCCTGGTGCCACAGGTCCACCGGCTGAGCCGCTACAGCCTGAAGGACCAGACCTACCAGCCCACCCGGAGCACCCGCGCCACGGATCCGGCCCCCTTCCAGTCCGTCGAGGGCCTGTCCATCGGCGTCGAGGTCACCATCCGCTACGTGCTCGACCCGGAGCGGATTCCCGCCCTGGCCGCGCGGCTTCCCGAGGACATCGGCCGGGACATCGTCGAGCCGGTCATCGACGGCGTGCTCCGCCGCCACTTCGCCCAGCACACGGTCCGGGAGATCTTCTCGACCCACCGGGTGAAGATCCAGCAGGACCTCTCCGCCGAGCTCTTGCCCCTGTTGGCCGCCGATGGCGTCATCGTCCGCACGGTCACGCTGGGCAACGTGGACCTGCCCCAGCAGTACCGTACCGGCATGGAGGTGCTGCTCGCCGAGGAGCTGAACGCGGAGAAGATGCGCTACACGCTCGAGCTCAAGGACAAACAGGTGAAGCAGTCCGCGCTCGAGGCCGAGGCCGACAAGGTCCGGCGCGAGAAGGCCGCCGAGGCCGCTGGCAACGAGGAGATCATCGCCGCCAAGGCCAAGGCCGAGGCCATGCGCCACGTTCTTCCCTTCAAGGAGAAGGAGATCGAACAGCGGCGCCTGGAGGCCGAAGCCGCCAAGGTCTCCCGTCTCACCCAGGCCAGCGCCGAGGCCGAGGCCCACCGCATCGAGGCCGCCGGCGAGGCGGATGCCCGGCGCAAGCTCGCCGAGGCCGATGCCTACCGCGTGGATGTCACCGGCAAGGCGGCCTCCGAGCAGCTCGCTCGCGACGCCGAGCTGATCAGCCGCAACCCGCTGCTCATCCAGAAGACGCTCGCGGACAAGCTGTCCGACAAGATTCAAGTCATCATCGCTCCGCCCCAGGCGGGCGGGTTCATCGCCGGCAACCTGTTGGGACAGCCCCAGGAGGCCCGGTACGCGGGCGGCTCGTCGAAGGGCTCGTCCCTGGCGCAGGCCGCGGTCTCCGAGAACACGGACTCCGACACCACCGGCTCCGAGGAGTAG
- a CDS encoding HAD family hydrolase encodes MSSPEPVAVILSRGELDAVLFDLDGVVTRTARVHAAAWKRLFDAYLREHSTDPDRDFQPFTQEDYRRYVDGRPRLEGIRCFLASRGLSLPEGAPDDGPDAETVHGLGARKNAWFLEELEQRGVEVDPAAVALLEQVRAAGLRTAVVTSSRNGAAVLRLGGLEHLFDARVDGVEAGKLGLAGKPAPDTFLEGARRLGSEPARTAVFEDAQAGVRAGHLGGFALVIGVRRSGETGALLRAGADVEVEELSAVRVEGAAPPRPEFHAEGAMP; translated from the coding sequence ATGTCCTCGCCCGAACCCGTGGCCGTCATCCTGTCGCGTGGGGAACTCGATGCGGTCCTGTTCGACTTGGATGGAGTGGTGACCCGGACCGCCCGGGTGCATGCCGCCGCGTGGAAGCGGCTGTTCGACGCGTACCTCCGCGAGCATTCAACGGACCCGGACCGGGACTTCCAGCCCTTCACGCAGGAGGACTATCGGCGGTACGTGGATGGCCGTCCCCGGCTGGAAGGCATCCGCTGCTTCCTGGCGAGCCGGGGCCTGTCCCTCCCCGAGGGCGCCCCCGACGATGGTCCGGACGCGGAAACAGTCCACGGGCTGGGAGCGCGCAAGAACGCCTGGTTCCTCGAGGAGCTGGAGCAGCGAGGCGTGGAAGTGGATCCGGCGGCGGTGGCGCTGCTGGAGCAGGTGCGAGCGGCGGGCCTGCGCACAGCGGTGGTGACCTCCAGCCGCAACGGCGCGGCGGTGCTGCGGCTGGGAGGCTTGGAGCACCTGTTCGACGCCCGCGTGGATGGAGTGGAGGCTGGGAAGCTGGGCCTCGCGGGCAAGCCCGCCCCCGACACGTTCCTCGAGGGCGCACGGCGTCTGGGGTCGGAGCCTGCTCGCACCGCGGTGTTCGAGGACGCCCAGGCGGGAGTGCGGGCGGGGCACCTCGGAGGCTTCGCGCTCGTCATCGGGGTCCGCCGCTCGGGAGAGACGGGCGCCCTGCTGCGGGCTGGCGCGGACGTGGAGGTGGAGGAGCTGTCCGCCGTGCGCGTGGAGGGGGCAGCACCTCCGCGTCCGGAGTTCCACGCCGAGGGAGCGATGCCATGA